In the Ranitomeya imitator isolate aRanImi1 unplaced genomic scaffold, aRanImi1.pri SCAFFOLD_325, whole genome shotgun sequence genome, one interval contains:
- the LOC138653688 gene encoding histone H2B 1.1-like, with protein MPDPAKSAPAPKKGSKKAVTKTQKKDGKKRRKSRKESYAIYVYKVLKQVHPDTGISSKAMGIMNSFVNDIFERIAGEASRLAHYNKRSTITSREIQTAVRLLLPGELAKHAVSEGTKAVTKYTSAK; from the coding sequence ATGCCTGATCCCGCCAAGTCTGCGCCTGCGCCcaagaagggctccaagaaagcCGTGACTAAGACTCAGAAGAAGGACGGCAAGAAGCGgaggaagagcaggaaggagagctacgccatctacgtgtacaaggtgctgaagcaggtccaccccgacaccggcatctcctccaaggccatgggcatcatgaactccttcgtcaacgacatcttcgagcgcatcgcaggggaagcctcccgcctggctcactacaacaagcgctccaccatcacctcccgggagatccagaccgccgtgcgcctgctgctgcccggagagctggccaagcacgccgtgtccgagggcaccaaggccgtcaccaagtacaccagcgccaagtga